TTGGTTTCCTGCAGGCAGATCACATCGGCGTCGCTGCCGAGGAGATATTCACGCAGGCCTTTGTTCAGGGAGGCACGGATGCCATTGACGTTCCAGGTCGAGAGTTTCATGGGCCCATTTGCTAGGCCCGGCTGCGTGTTTGTTCAACTGCGGATGACAGTCTCCATTCAGCTGTCCCCTTCCCCGCCGGTCATTTCCTCCAGCAGTTCCCGGAGTTCCGGGCCGATGCGTCGCAGCTCCTCCTGATGCACGGAAGACAGCCCTTCCAGCAGCCGCTCCCCACGCTTAGTCAGGCTGACGAAAACCTGACGGCGGTCCTCCTTGGAAGGCTCCCGAGTCACCAGCTTTTCCGCCGTCAGTCGGTCCACCAGCCCCACCGTGCTGTGATGGGCGATCTGCAGCCGCTCCGCCAGCTCCCCCACCGTCACCCTGGCTCGGCCGGGAAAGCCCTTGATAGCCAGCATGGCCTGGTGCTGCTGCGGTGTCAGCCCCGCACCCTGGGCCGCCTGCTCGCTGAAGCGCAAAAACTGCCGGAGGGCAAAGCGGAAGGCGGCGAGGGTTTCATACTGGCTCTGGGAGATTTTTCGGGGCTTGGGCATAGCTGCGTGATGCCGATGAATCACGAACCATGCCAGGATTGACTTTTATCGTGTCACGATATAATCGCAGGGCCATCATTTTACCTGGAGCCTGCACCTCCGCTTCTCAGTCCCTGGAAATTTGCTGCTCCTCCTCATGAGTTTCGATACCCTGGCACCCCACTATCACTGGATGGAATGGTTGTTTGCCGGGAAGGAACTCCAGCGTTGCCGCACCGCCTTTCTACCCATGCTGCATCCCCCTGCCAACGCCCTGATTTTAGGTGAGGGTGACGGGCGCTTCCTGCTTGAGTACCGTCGCGCCTTTCCTTACGCGAGGGCGACGGTGGTGGACTCCAGCGCAGGCATGCTGCAGCGGACACTCAAACGGCTCGCGCAGGCCGGGTTCGCACATTCCGGCATCACTTTTGTGCAGGCCGATGCGAGGGAATGGCAACCTCCCGAAGCCACCTTTGACCTCATCGTCACCTGCTTTTTTCTGGACTGCTTTCGTGAGGAAGAGCTGCGCAGCCTCATCGTGAAAATGGCCCGGGCCGCCACCCCCAATGCCCAGTGGTTGCAGGCAGATTTCCAGGTGACAGGCCCACCGCTGAGCCGATTCCGCTCGTGGCTGACGTTGCGACTCCTGTATGCTTTCTTCCGCAAGGCCACAGGCATCACCGCCTCCGCTATCACCCAGCCAGACCCCATGCTCTGCCGCGAGGGTTTTGTGTGCCGTCAGCGCAGCGTCAGCGACTGGGGCAGGCTGTACAGCGATTGGTGGGCCCGCCCCACGGAGGCTGCCAGTCTCTCGGACAAAAGCCCCGGCATTTTTTAAACGCCCTATGGAATCATGGAAAGAAAAGCTCGGCATTGAACTCAGCGCCGTCAGTTACAAGGAAAAGCTCATTTCCACCGCGGGTGGGATCCTCTCGATCTTCCTCCTCATCCTGCTGGTTCAGCACGGGCTGGATGGCACGGACGGCAGTCTGGTGGTGGCCTCCATGGGAGCCACGGCGGTGCTGCTTTTCGCCGTGCCTCACGGCCAGCTCTCCCAGCCGTGGCCCGTTATCGCGGGCCATGGACTGTCCGCACTCGTCGGTGTTCTCTGCGCAC
This is a stretch of genomic DNA from Prosthecobacter algae. It encodes these proteins:
- a CDS encoding MarR family winged helix-turn-helix transcriptional regulator codes for the protein MPKPRKISQSQYETLAAFRFALRQFLRFSEQAAQGAGLTPQQHQAMLAIKGFPGRARVTVGELAERLQIAHHSTVGLVDRLTAEKLVTREPSKEDRRQVFVSLTKRGERLLEGLSSVHQEELRRIGPELRELLEEMTGGEGDS
- a CDS encoding class I SAM-dependent methyltransferase, translating into MSFDTLAPHYHWMEWLFAGKELQRCRTAFLPMLHPPANALILGEGDGRFLLEYRRAFPYARATVVDSSAGMLQRTLKRLAQAGFAHSGITFVQADAREWQPPEATFDLIVTCFFLDCFREEELRSLIVKMARAATPNAQWLQADFQVTGPPLSRFRSWLTLRLLYAFFRKATGITASAITQPDPMLCREGFVCRQRSVSDWGRLYSDWWARPTEAASLSDKSPGIF